One part of the Syntrophales bacterium genome encodes these proteins:
- a CDS encoding MFS transporter has translation MSSLARLFPALGDVHFRALWLGMLPGILAMQMFFFVNGYFAFQLTGAASSIGIIWLGFGIPNLLFALPGGVVADHYSKRRVLLITQVFLMGGAVVTALLVLTGAIMIWHMVLIGTVMGTAFTFHMPARQSFSAQLVTPAYLMNAMALNGAGLNVCRLLGPPLAAVLIGISWINVGGTYVIMAVMFALVIFSLFRITHSGSPDGGKKTQTGFRSMIDGILYIRHNSVVLILLIMSLAPIMLGLPYQALMPVFAERVFFTGPRGLGMLMMANGVGAMAGSLIIASLRELKNRGLVQIGLGILFGLSLALFSLVTSYVLALAVLFVVGIASSSYLALNATLIMENSDRGYHGRVMSIYMLTFSALPLGNAVLSVFADSIGAPATVGIGGLLLAGTVFIFGRLSRSYRAL, from the coding sequence GTGTCGTCTCTGGCTCGTCTCTTCCCCGCACTCGGGGATGTTCATTTTCGCGCCCTCTGGTTGGGCATGCTGCCGGGTATCCTGGCCATGCAGATGTTTTTTTTCGTCAACGGATATTTCGCTTTTCAACTGACCGGCGCCGCTTCATCCATAGGCATCATCTGGCTTGGGTTCGGTATTCCCAACCTGCTCTTCGCCCTGCCGGGCGGTGTCGTGGCCGATCACTACTCAAAGCGTCGTGTCCTTCTCATTACCCAGGTATTCCTCATGGGAGGCGCTGTAGTGACGGCCCTGCTGGTCCTGACCGGTGCCATCATGATCTGGCACATGGTGCTCATCGGAACCGTCATGGGAACGGCCTTTACCTTCCACATGCCGGCCAGGCAATCCTTCTCCGCCCAGTTGGTCACCCCTGCGTATCTCATGAATGCCATGGCCCTGAACGGTGCCGGTCTTAATGTCTGCCGCCTGCTGGGACCGCCTCTGGCAGCGGTGCTGATCGGCATATCATGGATCAACGTGGGCGGAACCTACGTGATCATGGCCGTCATGTTCGCCCTGGTCATCTTCAGCCTGTTCCGCATCACCCACAGCGGCTCCCCCGACGGCGGGAAAAAGACCCAGACGGGGTTCCGAAGCATGATCGATGGAATTCTGTATATTCGTCACAATTCCGTTGTCCTGATTCTTCTTATCATGAGCCTTGCCCCCATCATGCTCGGCCTTCCCTATCAGGCGCTGATGCCCGTTTTCGCGGAACGGGTTTTTTTCACAGGTCCCCGTGGTCTGGGCATGCTCATGATGGCCAACGGCGTGGGGGCCATGGCGGGCTCTCTCATCATTGCGTCGCTCCGGGAACTGAAGAATCGCGGTCTGGTACAGATAGGCCTGGGCATCCTTTTCGGTCTTTCTCTCGCCCTGTTTTCCCTGGTCACGTCCTATGTCCTGGCCCTGGCCGTGCTTTTCGTCGTGGGCATCGCATCCTCTTCCTACCTGGCACTCAACGCGACCCTGATAATGGAAAATTCAGACAGGGGCTACCATGGACGGGTCATGAGCATTTATATGCTTACCTTTTCGGCCCTTCCTCTCGGAAACGCGGTCCTGAGCGTCTTCGCCGACAGCATCGGAGCCCCCGCAACCGTCGGCATCGGCGGCCTCCTTCTGGCCGGGACAGTCTTTATCTTCGGCCGTTTGAGCCGTTCCTACCGCGCCCTGTGA
- the tatC gene encoding twin-arginine translocase subunit TatC: MNDTVIDEEKMPLTDHLEELRTRLIRVLIVLCVGFVLCFFFKERIFGIIMYPLEGVMPGEGSMIFTSLPEAFFTYLKVSFFAAIFLTSPYSLYQVWKFVSPGLYSSEKKYIVPFVVISSLFFIGGALFAYFLVFPLGFAFFLTFTTEFIRPMISMREYLGFTMKLLIAFAVVFELPIFMYFLARVGIVNSAILKKRRKYAILVSFIVGALLTPPDVVTQLLLAIPIIMLYELSIWVIKKGEKKVSEEVRDGAGDSGT; the protein is encoded by the coding sequence ATGAATGATACCGTAATCGACGAAGAAAAAATGCCCCTCACCGACCACCTTGAGGAACTGCGTACCCGCCTTATCCGCGTCCTGATCGTCCTGTGCGTCGGGTTTGTTCTTTGTTTCTTTTTCAAAGAACGGATTTTCGGGATTATCATGTATCCCCTGGAAGGAGTCATGCCCGGCGAGGGCTCGATGATATTCACAAGCCTTCCCGAGGCATTTTTCACCTACCTCAAGGTATCCTTTTTCGCGGCTATTTTTCTTACCAGTCCCTACAGTCTTTACCAAGTATGGAAGTTCGTATCACCCGGACTGTATTCATCGGAAAAAAAATACATAGTACCCTTTGTAGTGATTTCCTCGCTGTTCTTTATCGGAGGCGCCCTTTTTGCCTATTTCCTGGTGTTCCCCCTGGGATTCGCCTTTTTCCTCACCTTTACCACCGAGTTTATACGGCCCATGATTTCCATGCGGGAATACCTGGGATTCACCATGAAGTTGCTGATCGCCTTCGCCGTTGTGTTTGAACTGCCCATTTTCATGTATTTTTTGGCCAGGGTCGGCATTGTGAATTCCGCCATTCTGAAAAAAAGAAGAAAGTATGCGATATTAGTAAGTTTCATCGTGGGTGCCCTCCTTACCCCCCCCGATGTTGTGACCCAGCTGCTCCTGGCAATCCCCATAATTATGCTCTATGAACTAAGCATTTGGGTGATTAAAAAAGGAGAAAAGAAGGTTAGTGAAGAAGTCCGCGACGGGGCAGGCGACAGTGGCACATGA
- a CDS encoding ATP-binding cassette domain-containing protein: MNDESREEVVSVEGLTARLEGTTILKDVSFKVYRGEVLVIMGRSGSGKTVLMKHMIGLFTPVEGRVLINGIDIHAADEATRVRIRQRFGVLFQSGGLLGSMTLSENIFLPLAEHADMPARLKEMLVRMKLGMVRLDGYDDLLPAELSGGMKKRAGLARAMVRDPEILFFDEPSAGLDPVTSAELDRTIVSINEGMGTTMIVVSHELQSILNIAHRVIMLDGEEKGVIAEGDPRELMHSSRDLRVTNFLNRRVG, translated from the coding sequence ATGAACGATGAAAGTCGGGAAGAAGTCGTCAGTGTTGAAGGTTTGACGGCCCGACTCGAAGGGACAACGATCCTGAAGGATGTGAGCTTCAAGGTATACCGTGGCGAAGTCCTGGTGATCATGGGAAGAAGCGGTTCGGGAAAGACTGTCCTGATGAAACACATGATCGGCCTTTTCACCCCTGTTGAGGGGCGGGTGCTCATCAACGGCATCGATATCCACGCCGCCGATGAAGCAACCAGGGTCCGTATCCGCCAACGGTTCGGAGTGCTGTTCCAGTCCGGTGGATTGCTGGGGTCGATGACGCTGTCGGAAAACATATTCCTCCCCCTGGCGGAACATGCCGACATGCCGGCAAGACTGAAGGAAATGCTCGTTCGCATGAAACTCGGCATGGTCCGTCTCGACGGGTATGATGACCTGCTGCCGGCTGAACTGTCGGGAGGCATGAAGAAAAGAGCGGGCCTGGCCCGGGCCATGGTCCGGGATCCGGAGATTCTCTTTTTCGATGAGCCCTCGGCGGGCCTGGACCCCGTGACGTCGGCGGAGCTGGACAGGACGATCGTCAGTATCAACGAGGGTATGGGGACCACGATGATCGTCGTCAGTCACGAACTTCAATCGATTCTTAACATAGCTCACCGCGTGATTATGCTTGACGGCGAAGAGAAGGGAGTCATAGCGGAAGGTGATCCCCGTGAACTGATGCACAGTTCACGGGACCTGCGGGTTACAAATTTTCTCAACAGGCGAGTTGGCTGA
- the ilvN gene encoding acetolactate synthase small subunit: protein MKSEVREHVISMLVNNRPGVLSRVAGVFGRLGYNIESLCVAETISPNVSRITSVSKVDPNFMEKVRKQLDRLVDVLSVTVLDDSHSVKREMMLMGLPVTTKNRSDLFRAVDMFGCTVVSMKDSYCILQIVGTRMEVETALHFLKPLGVKDIASTGAVALESGASGTS, encoded by the coding sequence GTGAAAAGTGAAGTCAGGGAACATGTCATATCCATGCTCGTCAATAACAGACCCGGTGTCCTGTCACGAGTGGCGGGCGTCTTCGGGCGGCTGGGCTACAACATCGAGAGTCTCTGCGTCGCGGAAACCATATCGCCGAACGTTTCGCGCATAACGTCCGTGAGCAAGGTCGATCCGAACTTCATGGAGAAGGTGAGAAAGCAGTTAGACCGCCTGGTGGACGTTCTGTCCGTCACCGTCCTGGATGACTCTCACTCGGTGAAGCGCGAGATGATGCTCATGGGGCTTCCCGTAACCACGAAAAACAGGTCCGATCTTTTTCGTGCTGTCGATATGTTCGGCTGTACCGTGGTTTCCATGAAAGACTCCTACTGTATCCTCCAGATTGTCGGGACCAGGATGGAAGTTGAAACGGCCCTGCATTTTCTCAAGCCTCTCGGCGTGAAGGACATAGCCAGTACGGGGGCCGTAGCGCTGGAAAGCGGGGCATCCGGGACGTCCTGA
- a CDS encoding ABC-type transport auxiliary lipoprotein family protein, with the protein MRKNFFRAAIPAVMAVTVLLVISGCAGGRTATPEIAGYVLEQPELGVSPSRGTPLTQDTVAVLRFTAAHHCRGNAMIYRSAPFRSAAYHYHRWKDSPADMVTEYVASTLLDAHMFKALFVDYAYEKSRYCLEGRLIDCHEEIDHGSRKAVLRFTATFLDTLPKSVPERVLFQNTYSREKIIAGDGPAGLVEAMNEVMAALAQQLVEDIRVVLKDETTQGRSACPDERTAAEPETD; encoded by the coding sequence ATGAGAAAAAATTTTTTCAGGGCCGCCATACCGGCGGTGATGGCCGTCACGGTCCTTCTTGTCATATCCGGATGTGCCGGGGGGAGAACCGCGACCCCGGAGATAGCCGGCTATGTACTCGAACAGCCCGAATTAGGGGTATCCCCCTCGCGGGGCACTCCCCTCACGCAGGATACGGTGGCGGTCCTGCGCTTTACTGCGGCACACCACTGCCGGGGAAATGCGATGATATACCGGTCCGCTCCCTTCAGGAGCGCGGCTTATCACTACCATCGGTGGAAAGACAGCCCCGCCGATATGGTTACGGAATACGTGGCCTCAACGCTCCTGGACGCCCACATGTTCAAGGCCCTTTTCGTCGATTACGCCTATGAGAAAAGCCGCTACTGCCTGGAGGGGAGGCTCATCGACTGCCATGAGGAAATCGACCACGGAAGCAGGAAGGCGGTTCTCCGGTTTACGGCGACTTTCCTGGACACCCTCCCAAAGAGCGTGCCGGAGCGTGTGCTGTTTCAAAACACCTACAGCCGGGAGAAGATCATTGCCGGGGACGGACCTGCCGGTCTGGTGGAAGCCATGAACGAGGTCATGGCCGCCCTGGCGCAGCAACTCGTGGAAGACATACGTGTCGTCCTGAAGGATGAAACGACGCAAGGCCGGTCGGCCTGTCCGGATGAGCGGACAGCAGCGGAACCGGAAACTGATTGA
- a CDS encoding MlaD family protein, translated as MAGNRSRFMIGLFVIIGILIGVAAVVWLGASDYFAGGDRYVTYFDESVQGLSADSTVKYRGVTVGRVESIGIAPDNRLIEVVMKINIDEELQRATVAQLKPLGITGMVFVELNRRSKDDPETIQEHSFLPEYPLIPSRPSGISEIFTRINTIADQIGEIDLKELSRDLHSAVRAADVILNNPKITDLILSLDGSMRRLERTLGGLDRIMAEGEPERIVAELTGLLADTRRVVDLVERAVTEADIPGATGHARDRMDALEEQTGELMEELERTVRFTALEIRDISSRLRGTTQAIDDIVRRLSLNPSDILFSRPPEPAGGGER; from the coding sequence ATGGCGGGAAACAGGTCGCGGTTTATGATCGGTCTCTTTGTCATCATCGGCATCCTGATCGGTGTGGCCGCCGTGGTGTGGCTTGGCGCATCCGATTACTTTGCCGGAGGCGACAGGTACGTCACGTATTTTGACGAATCCGTGCAGGGTCTTTCCGCCGATTCGACGGTCAAGTACCGCGGAGTCACCGTGGGCCGCGTTGAGAGTATAGGTATCGCGCCGGATAACCGACTCATTGAGGTTGTCATGAAAATAAATATCGATGAGGAGCTTCAGCGCGCGACAGTGGCGCAACTGAAGCCCCTCGGCATCACGGGGATGGTTTTCGTGGAACTCAACAGGCGGTCAAAGGACGATCCGGAAACGATTCAGGAGCATTCCTTCCTCCCCGAATATCCCCTTATTCCCTCACGACCGTCGGGGATAAGCGAAATCTTTACGCGGATCAACACCATTGCGGACCAGATCGGCGAGATCGACCTCAAGGAGTTGTCCCGGGATCTCCACTCTGCGGTCAGGGCGGCTGATGTCATCCTGAACAATCCGAAAATAACAGACCTGATCCTTAGCCTCGATGGCTCGATGCGTCGCCTGGAACGAACCCTTGGCGGTCTTGACCGGATAATGGCCGAAGGAGAGCCGGAACGAATCGTTGCGGAGCTGACCGGCCTGCTCGCGGACACACGAAGGGTCGTTGATCTGGTTGAAAGGGCCGTAACGGAGGCCGACATTCCCGGGGCGACAGGGCATGCTCGAGACCGTATGGATGCCTTGGAGGAGCAGACGGGCGAACTCATGGAAGAGCTTGAAAGGACGGTGCGTTTCACGGCTCTTGAAATCAGGGACATAAGTTCCCGGCTTCGCGGTACGACACAGGCCATCGACGACATTGTCAGGCGGCTTTCCCTGAATCCCTCGGACATACTGTTCAGCAGACCGCCGGAGCCGGCCGGAGGAGGAGAACGGTAG
- a CDS encoding PBP1A family penicillin-binding protein, producing the protein MASRSNRQVDPGKKRCRFARLFPACVALVLSACIFAGVFLYFLDRDLPSISVLRDYRPSIVTRVYADNNELIDQFYLEDRRVINIQELPPHVIQAFISAEDSRFFSHRGLDFQGIVRAFFKNLQALRIVQGGSTITQQVAKTLFLTPEKSYMRKVREALLALKIERYLKKHEILNLYLNQIYLGHGTYGIEAASERYFGKEAKNLSLAEAALLAGLPKAPSTYSPLFRLERARQRQAYVLSRMVDEGYITANERTEAFEEPLAFKKPGDVEKIAPHFTELVRRYIQERYSSRVLYKEGLEVYTTLNVSMQKAARDAVDRGLRELDHRQGYRGAPENIPPERFEAFLEALWIDLGRSIPETGRIVSALVTGIDREEKMARLRIGPLEAVMAMKDMAWATGNKDPDAILRAGDVVEARVLDARAGEPLSPLLLELEQEPEVQGALMCIESRTGAIKAMVGGRNFEESEFNRATQAVRQPGSSFKPLIYAAAFDRGMTPSTIVMDTPIVYRDTLQDSAWKPRNYEETFHGPTTLRTALIRSRNLVTIKILKDMGIEYALDYIRNMGITSPLARDLSLALGSSGITLLETVRAFSVFANNGDQAEPFFIRMIVDRSGTVIEENKPSLKRAIDPRIAFITSHLLQGVVQSGTGWRVKALGRPVAGKTGTTNDLRDAWFIGYTPSLVAAVWVGFDDFRPLGRLETGSRAASPIFLYFMEKALESKPVETFTSPEGVVFVRIDPETGRPAPAGSKTSVFESYLEGTEPTESMAVEKSFSPGHRDAAGSDLGTFLKRDRESWEE; encoded by the coding sequence ATGGCTTCCCGGAGCAACAGGCAGGTCGATCCAGGCAAGAAAAGGTGCAGGTTCGCGAGACTGTTCCCGGCTTGTGTCGCCCTGGTTCTTTCCGCCTGTATATTCGCGGGAGTTTTTCTCTATTTTCTCGACAGGGATCTGCCCAGTATATCAGTCCTCAGGGATTATCGCCCCAGCATCGTAACCCGGGTCTATGCCGACAACAATGAGCTTATCGACCAATTTTATCTTGAGGACCGGAGGGTTATCAACATACAGGAACTTCCGCCTCATGTCATACAGGCCTTCATATCCGCCGAGGATTCCCGCTTTTTCAGCCACCGGGGGCTGGACTTCCAGGGAATTGTAAGGGCTTTTTTCAAAAACCTTCAGGCCCTCCGGATAGTCCAGGGGGGAAGCACCATAACCCAACAGGTTGCGAAAACGCTCTTTCTGACCCCGGAAAAGAGCTACATGCGGAAGGTGCGGGAGGCACTTCTCGCCCTGAAAATCGAACGGTACCTGAAAAAACATGAGATACTCAATCTCTATCTGAACCAGATTTACCTCGGCCATGGAACCTACGGCATTGAAGCGGCATCTGAACGCTATTTCGGAAAAGAGGCGAAGAACCTTTCCCTTGCCGAAGCCGCCCTGCTCGCCGGCCTTCCGAAAGCGCCAAGCACCTACAGCCCGCTCTTCCGCCTGGAACGGGCCCGGCAGAGACAGGCCTATGTTCTCAGCAGGATGGTCGATGAAGGCTACATTACGGCGAATGAGAGGACTGAAGCCTTCGAAGAACCTCTCGCCTTTAAGAAACCGGGTGATGTGGAGAAAATCGCTCCTCATTTCACCGAGCTTGTCCGACGTTATATCCAGGAGCGCTACAGCAGCCGGGTGCTCTACAAGGAGGGGCTGGAAGTCTACACCACGCTGAACGTGTCGATGCAGAAAGCCGCCCGGGATGCCGTGGACCGCGGTCTCCGGGAACTGGATCACCGCCAGGGATACCGGGGGGCTCCCGAAAACATTCCGCCTGAACGGTTCGAAGCTTTCCTCGAAGCCCTGTGGATTGATCTGGGACGATCTATTCCTGAAACCGGCCGGATTGTCTCCGCCCTGGTCACCGGGATCGATCGGGAGGAAAAGATGGCGCGACTCCGCATAGGTCCCCTTGAAGCGGTCATGGCCATGAAGGACATGGCCTGGGCGACAGGAAACAAAGATCCCGACGCGATACTTCGAGCAGGTGATGTGGTCGAGGCGCGAGTCCTCGACGCTCGTGCCGGCGAGCCGCTCTCCCCCCTGTTGCTGGAGCTTGAGCAGGAGCCCGAGGTCCAGGGAGCCCTGATGTGCATCGAAAGCCGGACCGGTGCAATAAAAGCCATGGTGGGCGGCCGGAACTTTGAAGAAAGCGAGTTTAACCGGGCCACCCAGGCCGTGCGGCAACCAGGCTCATCCTTCAAGCCCCTCATCTATGCTGCTGCCTTCGACAGGGGAATGACGCCGTCCACGATCGTTATGGACACCCCGATCGTCTACCGGGACACCCTTCAGGACAGTGCCTGGAAACCGCGCAATTACGAAGAAACATTCCATGGACCCACAACCCTGAGGACGGCTCTCATTCGCTCCAGAAACCTGGTTACCATCAAGATTCTCAAGGATATGGGTATCGAGTACGCGCTTGATTACATACGGAACATGGGGATCACCTCCCCCCTGGCACGGGACCTGTCTCTGGCCCTGGGGAGTTCGGGTATCACCCTGCTCGAAACCGTCCGGGCCTTCAGCGTGTTTGCCAATAACGGGGACCAGGCTGAACCTTTCTTCATACGGATGATTGTCGACAGGAGCGGTACTGTAATCGAGGAAAACAAGCCATCTCTGAAGCGGGCCATCGACCCGCGCATCGCCTTCATAACCAGCCATCTTCTACAAGGGGTCGTCCAAAGCGGAACGGGCTGGCGCGTGAAGGCCCTGGGAAGGCCCGTGGCGGGAAAAACGGGTACGACCAACGACCTCAGGGATGCCTGGTTCATCGGATACACGCCATCGCTGGTGGCCGCCGTTTGGGTTGGTTTCGATGATTTCAGGCCCCTCGGGAGACTGGAAACGGGTTCGCGGGCGGCAAGCCCGATCTTTTTGTATTTCATGGAAAAGGCTCTCGAGTCGAAGCCCGTGGAGACCTTCACTTCTCCCGAGGGAGTCGTGTTTGTCCGCATAGACCCGGAAACGGGACGACCCGCTCCGGCGGGTTCGAAGACGAGTGTTTTCGAAAGCTACCTTGAGGGGACGGAACCCACGGAATCCATGGCGGTTGAAAAAAGCTTTTCCCCGGGGCACCGGGATGCCGCCGGAAGTGATCTCGGCACTTTTCTGAAGCGCGACCGGGAATCATGGGAGGAATGA
- the ilvB gene encoding biosynthetic-type acetolactate synthase large subunit — translation MKRKGAEILLKTLKEEGVDDIFGYPGASTLPIHDCMEECALRHYLVRHEQGAAHAADGYARATGKVGVCLATSGPGATNLVTGIATAYMDSTPLIALTGQVTTNLLGSDAFQETDIIGITMPITKHSFLVQDPREVASTVREAMAIARGGRPGPVLIDLPRDVMNALCDEEEHREVGFVKPEQVQFGDEEQPRLKQIARLLNESERPVLLVGGGVKLAQAFTELSDVVEKGSIPFVTTMMGIGSAHTTNGFNLGLIGTHGMDLANRVVHQADFILAVGARFSDRTTSLIEEFAPLATIAQIDVDPTSIGKNIKTDISAVIDIRVALKELLGLVTTKNRKDWLTRIEGERSRIEKEGCADGCGPAGEFIRQVQASMPQKTIAVADVGLNQIWTVRSWKVRIPRGLITSGGMGTMGFSLPAAMGAGIGAPDHEVVAFTGDGGFFMNVQELATIGYYNVPVKIVVYNNGNLGMIRQIQHHFYHSRFRDSRLSDRVDITGIARGFGIPSEKVSVQDPAAGIEKLSRAEGPFLLEVLVDEDNFVYPIIPPGKSNIEMIYGRSE, via the coding sequence ATGAAAAGAAAAGGAGCAGAGATACTTTTAAAAACGCTGAAGGAAGAAGGAGTGGATGATATTTTCGGGTATCCCGGCGCGAGCACCCTCCCCATTCATGATTGTATGGAAGAATGTGCTCTTCGACACTATCTTGTCAGGCACGAACAGGGAGCGGCCCATGCCGCCGACGGGTACGCCCGGGCCACGGGCAAAGTGGGGGTCTGTCTCGCCACATCGGGACCAGGCGCCACGAACCTCGTCACCGGAATAGCCACGGCATACATGGATTCAACACCTCTCATAGCCCTCACGGGACAGGTTACCACCAATCTCCTGGGAAGCGATGCTTTCCAGGAGACGGATATTATCGGGATCACCATGCCTATCACAAAGCACAGTTTTCTTGTGCAGGATCCCCGGGAGGTGGCATCCACCGTCAGGGAGGCCATGGCCATAGCCAGGGGCGGCCGACCGGGCCCCGTGCTGATCGATCTGCCCAGAGACGTGATGAATGCCCTGTGTGACGAGGAGGAACATCGAGAGGTGGGGTTCGTCAAGCCCGAACAGGTTCAATTCGGTGACGAAGAACAGCCCCGTCTCAAGCAGATAGCCCGTCTGCTCAACGAATCGGAACGTCCCGTTCTCCTTGTCGGCGGAGGCGTCAAGCTTGCCCAGGCATTCACAGAGCTTTCGGACGTCGTAGAAAAGGGGAGCATTCCCTTTGTAACCACGATGATGGGCATCGGTTCGGCCCACACCACCAACGGCTTCAACCTCGGTCTCATCGGCACCCACGGGATGGACCTGGCGAACCGCGTGGTACACCAGGCTGATTTTATCCTTGCCGTGGGAGCCCGCTTCAGCGATCGCACCACTTCACTGATCGAAGAATTCGCTCCCCTTGCAACCATCGCCCAGATTGACGTGGATCCGACATCCATAGGCAAGAACATAAAGACCGACATTTCCGCAGTCATTGACATCCGGGTGGCACTGAAAGAACTGCTCGGTCTGGTGACAACGAAAAACCGGAAGGACTGGCTCACGCGGATTGAGGGTGAGAGGAGTCGCATTGAAAAAGAGGGTTGTGCCGACGGGTGCGGCCCTGCCGGAGAATTCATTCGTCAGGTGCAGGCGAGCATGCCCCAAAAAACCATAGCGGTAGCCGATGTGGGGCTGAATCAGATATGGACGGTCCGCTCATGGAAGGTGAGGATTCCCCGGGGTCTGATAACCAGTGGTGGTATGGGAACGATGGGCTTCAGCCTTCCCGCCGCCATGGGTGCCGGGATCGGGGCTCCCGATCACGAAGTCGTCGCTTTCACGGGAGACGGCGGTTTCTTCATGAACGTACAGGAACTGGCCACCATCGGATATTACAATGTTCCCGTCAAGATCGTCGTTTACAATAACGGTAACCTGGGTATGATCCGCCAGATACAGCATCATTTTTATCATTCCCGGTTTCGCGACAGCAGGCTGTCCGACAGGGTCGACATAACCGGGATTGCCAGAGGCTTCGGTATCCCGTCGGAAAAGGTTTCGGTCCAGGATCCCGCCGCGGGCATTGAAAAACTCAGCCGGGCCGAAGGTCCCTTCCTGCTCGAGGTTCTCGTGGACGAGGACAACTTTGTCTATCCCATCATTCCTCCCGGGAAATCGAACATTGAAATGATTTACGGGCGGTCTGAATGA
- a CDS encoding ABC transporter permease, with amino-acid sequence MKKRDGSVRLNVTGSAMSHVVISLMGSLSLDTMPRVSTDMKSHVQDLKPSRLTIDCSGVDYFDTAAALLIATFKEEAEDGGLPVELTNLSSHTRKIMSLADVKHLSGGLPHPQEQAVRPVAGIGDMTITAAREFRALITFLGEIILAFVHSLAHVPEIRWVDVASNVRRIGVQGLPIVGLISLLVGLIIAFMSSLQLKPLGGNIFVAPLVGIAMVKELAPLMTAIIVAGRSGSAFAAELGTMVVNEEVDALVIMGFDPMKFLVVPRVMAAFIVVPLLTLYADLFGLAGGLVVGVLGLDLTFMTYINQTGNSIAVSDITTGLIKSVVFAAIISGIGCHRGLRVERGAEGVGTATTSAVVTSIFLIVLADSIFAVVFHYL; translated from the coding sequence GTGAAGAAGCGAGACGGAAGCGTGCGCCTGAATGTTACGGGTTCCGCCATGAGTCACGTGGTGATTTCCCTTATGGGATCCCTGTCTCTCGACACCATGCCCCGTGTTTCCACTGACATGAAATCCCATGTTCAGGACTTGAAGCCGTCGAGACTGACCATCGATTGTTCCGGCGTTGACTATTTCGATACAGCGGCCGCTCTGCTCATTGCGACCTTCAAAGAAGAGGCTGAAGACGGTGGATTACCCGTTGAACTGACCAATCTCAGCTCTCATACCCGGAAGATCATGAGTCTCGCGGATGTGAAACATCTGTCCGGAGGCCTTCCCCATCCGCAGGAACAGGCGGTGCGCCCCGTCGCTGGAATCGGGGACATGACAATCACAGCGGCGAGAGAGTTCAGGGCCCTCATTACATTCCTGGGAGAAATCATCCTGGCCTTTGTGCACTCTCTCGCGCATGTCCCGGAAATCAGGTGGGTTGACGTGGCGAGCAACGTCAGGCGGATAGGCGTTCAGGGACTTCCCATCGTGGGCCTTATCAGTTTGCTCGTTGGTCTCATCATCGCTTTCATGTCGTCACTACAGTTAAAACCGTTGGGTGGAAACATTTTTGTAGCCCCCCTTGTGGGCATAGCCATGGTCAAGGAACTGGCACCCCTGATGACGGCCATTATAGTCGCGGGACGGTCGGGTTCAGCCTTTGCCGCGGAACTCGGTACCATGGTGGTCAATGAAGAGGTCGATGCCCTTGTCATCATGGGATTCGATCCCATGAAATTTCTCGTTGTCCCCCGGGTTATGGCCGCTTTTATCGTAGTGCCCCTCCTGACGCTCTACGCGGACTTGTTCGGCCTGGCAGGAGGCCTGGTGGTGGGTGTCCTTGGTCTTGACCTGACCTTCATGACCTATATCAACCAGACCGGCAACAGCATCGCCGTGTCCGACATTACCACGGGCCTTATCAAGTCTGTCGTTTTTGCGGCCATCATATCCGGCATCGGTTGCCACCGGGGGCTGCGGGTGGAGCGGGGAGCAGAAGGCGTCGGAACGGCCACAACCTCGGCCGTCGTAACGTCCATATTTTTGATAGTACTTGCCGATTCAATTTTTGCTGTCGTCTTTCACTACCTGTGA